The Plasmodium vivax chromosome 12, whole genome shotgun sequence genomic interval TCGGCCAGCCTTCCACGAATATATGCGTGACAACGCACACGCTGAATTCGCCGCCCAGCAGTGCGAAGAGGGTCCCTTAATGGGGTTAACGCGGaaaagcgggaaaaaaaaaaagaagcggcgTGGTGGAGAGGCGAGGAGAAATGGGCGAACCACCGGGCTACACTTCCGGCCTTCTCCAAACACTTTGTGGATGTCCCCACTTTCTgcggcgaaaaaaatggcactgACACCGAATCAGGTGATGTACACTGGTGTATCGGCCCCTCTCCCCCTTACATGAAGATGAGCAACTTGGGCAAAGTATCAACTCcggaaggggaaggaaaagcaaTCGATACACGCCGTGCTCATACGGTTCGGGTTCTCACGCAGGTgttaaaagtaaataaaaaaaaaaaaaagggggagcctcacaaaattaaaagcattttttttttttttttttttttttttttttttctcacatgCTTCTGTTGGGTGTTCACGGTGCTACACGAATTCATGTTACATTTGCCTATCTCCCTTCGCGCAAGCAATGTATGTACGTTGATAGGTACACatatcaaataaaaatacatatgttCGTTACCCCCTACTTGGGATTTCACTAAAGCAGTGTcagagggaaaacaaaaagtttATCCCCCCCCCTAGCCAATTGGGATAAAGTGCGTACAGGTTGATGTATccttctacattttttgcagATTATGGATTAACCATTTCTGAGGGTCATAGagagttggaaaaaaaaaaaaatgtgaagcgggacttttttaatatgccCAATCGGCATAAATTGCCACGTTAATTGCCAcgtttttgcatttttattttttgtgaaacgTACCGAGCATGTAGTGTGAAGAGGAGCACTGTTCACTTATCCACTTGGGGAAGTGCGCCGAAATAGTTTCGCTTCCCTCATCCCGGCGGGGGTAGAAACCCGAGAAGGGCACACAAACGATGTGAAGAGCGGTTTGCACGTTTCGGTTTGCACGTTTCGGTTTGCACGTTTCAGTTTGCACTTTGCTGCCGCCAATTTGcacatgcttttttttttttttagcaccACTGCTGGGAGGCACCGGGGCCCCGCTATGAGCAAGCAGTGCCTTCCTGAACAGGCgcgggaaggaaaaataatcaaCCCACACAGTTTGTTCCCCACCACTTCGCCCCTACACCACGTACATACGCCCTGTGTGATGACGTCAGCGGGGGTCTCCCACGAAGTGACACTCCGGCGCGACTATGTGCAGCCTTCTTGGTGCTACCTTTTTTGAGGcaacccctttttgcgcaGCACATTAGATACCCCCCCATTTATTACCTATTcatgctgaaaaaaaaaacaccccgAAAGAGGAATACTTTCCTCGCGCAGGGTGCTCTATCCCAAGGCGAAGAAATTTTCCATAACGTTTGTTCCCCCCTCTTCGTTCGCTTTTTTCCACCGATGCACAAAGGGATACACTGCAGGTtgttttcttcaatttgttcCGGAGCGACGTCGGGAAAAAGCCGGTAGTAAATAAAGCGCTACAGTAGCGGCGAACCGATAGTGACGAAGCCAAATAAAGCGCATAAACAGGGCCACGCTACATCCACCCCGAAGTGAACGCCAAACGTGCAGAGAAGCggagaagcggcgaagcagGTGAAACGTGCCACTGCACAGCACTTCTGCCAAGCGCGGCTCCACCTTCGCCTATCAGATTAATAACGAAGGGGAAAACCCTTTTCCTGAGGCATTTTCCGCAAACGGAGGGGATCCCCATCGGCTGGGTGCACACAAAAGAGGAGTTACCACCCCCCAGGGGAAACTCCCGTGAGTCACGTGAGAAAAGCCGCCACGTCGCCGCTTCAACACTTCGCCGCCTCACCACACCGCAAAATGGGAGGAAGCGCGCTGCTGCGGAGTAGCCGCTTACTGCAAAGCGCCACCAGGCGATATGCGAGCAAAAGCGCGGCGTTCAACATCCACGGGAAGGTGAAGGTCGCCAACCCAGTCGTGGAGCTAGACGGAGACGAAATGACCAAAATTATTTGGAAAGAAATCAAAGAGAAGCTAATCCTTCCATACTTGGATCTGAACATAAAGTACTTTGACCTTTCCATCGAAAATAGAGACAAAACGAATGACCAAGTGACGTTagaagcagcagaagaaataaaaaagtcaTCTGTAGGCATTAAATGTGCAACAATAACCCCCGATGCAGCGAGAGTCAAAGAatttaacttaaaaaaaatgtggaaaagcCCCAACGGAACCATAAGAAATATACTGGACGGCACGGTATTCAGAGCACCCATTTTGATAAAGAACATCCCGAGGCTAATTCCCAACTGGAAGAAGCCAATCGTTATAGGAAGACATGCCTATGCTGACCAGTACAAGCAGAAAtcattaaaaatagaaaaaagtgggaaattCGAAATTGTTTTTACACCAGATGATAACTCGCAAGTGATGAGGGAAGAAATCTTCCACTTCAAATCACCGGGGGTTTGTCTAGGGATGTATAATACTGAGGAGTCCATCACCAACTTCGCCCTCTCGTGCTTCCAGTATGCACTAGATTTAAAGATGCCTGTTTATATGAGCACCAAAAGTACTATACTCAAAATATACGATGGGCTATTTATggaaattttccaaaaaatttatgaccAGAAATTTCGCAACCTATTTGAGCAGCACAACTTATGGTATGAACACAAACTGATCGATGATATGGTCGCTCAGGTGCTAAAATCTGAAGGGGGATTTGTATGGGCTTGTAAAAACTACGATGGAGATATTCAATCCGATGCAGTTGCACAAGGCTATGGGAGCCTAGGGCTAATGAGCTCCATCCTCGTGTGCCCCGATGGAGTTACTTGCGTGTCAGAAGCAGCACATGGAACCGTTACACGTCATTATCGATGCCatcaaaggggagaaaaaacttcTACCAATCCTATTGCTTCTATCTTTGCCTGGACAAGGGGGTTACAACATAGAGCCAAATTAGACCAGAACCAGCCCCTCCAACTCTTCTGTTATGCTCTCGAAAGGGCTTGCATAGAAACTGTAGAGGATGGACTCATGCCCAAGGACCTTGCTGCCTGCATAAAGGGGCTTAAAAATGTCACCGAGAAGGACTACCTCTTCACGGATGATTTCATTGATGCCATTAACGAGAAACTCAAGTTGAAGCTGCTCGCAAATCAGGCCAAAAATGACGCACAGGCCGCCACCACCACCAAGCTGCAAAACGAGAACTGGAATAATTACGCCCCCCAGGAGCACTCCTCGTGAGGCGTCCCCGCGGCGGGATAAACGCACAATGCCATGCGGCAGTTGTTACGCTACAGTTGCCACGCTGCCTTATGCCACACCTCCCTATACTACACTTTAccgtgtgttttttttttctcccccatcGTAACGCACctatgcatgtgcatacggcgaagcggcaacgGCCACTCTGCGCGCACATCACCCCATCGCGTTCGACGCTACGCCGTGGTGCCCTTCATTCTGCTCACAAATGAAGAGGCAACCAATAACCACTTCAACTTAAGCAAATAACGAtgccttcaaaaaaaacaaaacagaaaCAAATGCGTTGTGGGAAACGATGCAGCATATACAAAAGGGTAcacaacaaaatggaaacaaaaaaaaaaaaagaaaaaaaaaaagacctcCATCAAATGATactcaaaaatacaaaacagCACTGTTGGAGAAACACAAATGTCGGTTAATTATTActcttaaattttaaaatatttaaaaagaaagaaaaaaaaaaaattttaaataacgGGGTGATAacggaaaggaaaatttccCTGCAGTATGCAGCTTGCAATATGTAACCTGCAGCCAGGGAGCCCCACTTCACCTCCCCCTctaatgcatataaatacTCACGCGCAGAAAGATACGCTCGAATAAAGCGTAGAACAAACACGCCCAGAGAGGTAACCCcgtatgcatgtgcacacctccacataaaaaaaaacaaaaacaaaaacaaaaaaaaacaaaaaaaaacaataattgGGGAAGACCATTCGACTGCCATCGTAAAATGGGTCACCTAGCTGTGCACCTTCCCCCTCCTGGTAGTCACCCAAATGTGGTCTCCTCACATCAACATCACACTGTGCCTCTCGAAGTTGCTAAATTGGGGCAACTCAATTTTCCCATTCTCATCTTTGGGAAAGTTGCCCAGCTTGTAGTACACCTCCTCAAACTCTTTGCTGTTTTGTTGGACCATTTCTTTGATCTTTTCCTTATCCTTTAAGAAGTCCATTTTATTAGTGTCCTTTCCATCTAGCCAGTTGTTTATGATATCCCATAGcttgttaaaaatggtgcGAGACTCATCAACCCCTTCGAAGAAGCTTATGCAATCTCTTTGATGGGCATCCATTAAAATCTCCCCATACTTTTTTCTGCACACTTCGCAATCAATGTCCATTTCGTGCACAGGTGGCATGGTAGGGTCGAAATAAATTTCCTTCGTGTTGAGATCCCTGTTTATTTTTGCGAAAGCCAATTTGATCACTTTGAAAATGTACTTTATGAAGTTGTGGATGTATCTGACCACGTCCTTGGGGGTTATGTGGCACGTCACATCCATTTCTTGGGGGAGGCCGTTGTTTAGGTGAAGCTCGCCGCCCTGCGGGGAGTGGTGTAAAGGGGAGGGGAGTTAGCCGCGCAGTGCGTAGGGGTGGATAAAATGGGGGAGGCGATGCAGCTAAGCGGCGGGGCAACTACGTGACAATGCAACTACGTAGCGATGTAACTACGCGACAATGCAACTACGCGACCGCATCACGCTGAGCACTTCCTACCCGGTGCAGGGGGAACCCCCCGTTGATGGCGTTGAAAGCGTCGTTGTTCTGGAAGGACTCGCGCACGCACAGCGGAACATTCATGTAGCTATTGTCAAGGTTCATGAATTGGCCATTCAGCGAATAGTTCAAGTCATCTGACAGGTAGGCATACGTCAATCTGTTGTTCTGGTCAGCTACATATTTCCCTCCAAAGGGGACATTCTTATCCGCATCGCTAAGGGGCATAGTATAACTGAACTCCCCcacattattttcattaatggAATTACTTGGGTACACAACATAGGGATTAATGTCTTGAGCAAAGGAGCTATTCAAGGAGGTGCACTTCTTATTGCACACtttgcgttttttattttctactCTTCGAATAAATACCTTTGGACTGGGGGGCTTACAACTGAATGGATTTCCTGGGCACCCGAAGGACATAGACGGGGTGTTACTCTTATGCTCATACTCTTGAACTATGGCATTTGGGTAGCTATAATATTCCTTGTACTGCGGCTGAGTAATTCCTATGCTTTCGCTCGTGTAGCCATCTATGGTGTACAGCCTACTTACGCTATCCGGCGCCGTGTCATTTGTTTCGTCAAaacttttttccaccttcaATTTTTCATAGTTTTGCGACGGGTCCGGAAACATGTTTGCGAGGGGGGAGAGCGATTTGGTAGTGAAGGAGTGGGACAAGCGGCTGATCGGATAAGAGTGTGTGCCAGTACTTGCTGCGTTCGCGCGATACAGTTTGTTCACCGTGCGTGGGGCCGGAGATAGGGCGCTGCGCTGCCTTATTTGCTGTGTTGCTACTTCCTTTCGCGTTTCCTCTCTCTGATCCTTATGGCTGCAACACGGCCACACAGTAACCACTGCTTACGTTGCTGTTTTGTTGTACGTTATCCCTTTTGCGCTCCCTTCAGCTGCGAAACATGGCGGTGAGAGGTGCAAATGCGTCGGCAACCTGTGTGCATAAAACGCAGCTTCGCGAAGATGTTCTGTTTCGTGAATAAAGCGCGGGTACatcaaggggggaaaattcatcacaaaagggggagccaaATTGGTCGAATGTTAGCCAGAGGTACGACAAAGATGTAACAGTTTATccaatttttgcatttaccTTTACGTGCAGGTGTGATGCATGCCGGAGCGGGGAACTGTGTTGGTGTCTACTCCAACGCACCACCTGTTGcaataaacatttttgcagtGCAACCGCGCGAACAATACAAAATGGCTGATGTAGTGCGGCAAAATCAGAtgttaaaaagaaacgcGCACGactgggggaaaaaacaaattgtgGGGAAAATGGAGTGACAGGAGTAATCTGCCTTTATAAACATATACTCATTTAATCTTttaaaagtgggaaaaaatgtggaaaaaaggCGATATATTTTGCGCAAACGCTTCTTAagtgaatatattttttaaaaaatggcgcaGGGGCGGGAAGGGGCCGCATACGGACATGCGCACACGGGGGAATGACAGCGTGAATGCGTTGTGCATATATGCGtacaggggagaagcagcgtAAATGTGCATTTTCGCATGCGTACAAACAAACTTATACTTAACTTTGCAATTACACTTGCAGTTATGTATACACGTACATGTACACTTTCGCATTCTTTCGCATGTTTTCCCATGCGTACGCACGTACAATCATTCGTGGCGCGGATTTACGAGTGCTCCCCCATTTTCAAACTCCATGCCAGAAAATACTCGCGCTCGAAAATACGAATGTAGAAAGCGCAGGTGCACACCGCGTCATAAATTCGTTTTTGCCATGTGTGTCAGACGATGAACACTCACTCGTAACGAGGTAGTTAACCGAAGTGGGAAGTGAAGCTGCGCGATTGACTTTTCCGGACAACGCCTATGTTACTTCACAACATGTCATTAGGAACATCACAACTGCATGACGAAAtggatgagcaaaaaaaaaaaaaaacgttattCAAAATTGCATGAACAGTTCAGACGGGTGTGCAAAAATAtgccaaaaaattgcctgcacaggggggaaaaaaaaaaaaaaaaaaaaaacatcgagCGAATGCAGCTAAAAAAGGCTGTTTTGTGAGCGGTCATTTACAACTGCAAtctgttttgcaaaaaaaatgaattctcCAGGGGgtatttgcaatttttccgcTGTGCAACTTTCCGCTTTACCCTTCGCATGTGTGTATTAATTGATCGCCCCCCACAGGCGTAATTTCTAGGCGGCAATTTTCAGCCGGCTCGAGCGTCCACCCTGGGACAACTGCTATTCTGTAGAGAGGCAAAATAATCAGAAAAAAGTGGGTAAACCTATTTAAAAGCGAAAACTGCCTATTCAATGATTTTTCTGCGAAAGAGTTAAATTTAGTTGGTAAAATTCCGCCGCCTTTTTCTCAACAttggaacatttttaattacaccctttttttacacccaTTTTATGGGTATATATTTGCAAttgggggattttttttttttttttttggtgcgtGTTTTGTGTGCACTGTGCTTAAATCAAGTTGGCAGCAACGGGTAGACAcgcacaaatggaaaaaggaaaatcccACAAATGGGTATGTGAGCAGCGTTTCATTTTGACTTTTCCCGTTCGCTTGGCCCAATTTGGCATTTCACTTTCTTCATCCGTTGCACGCTTCCGCTATTTTGCGGTTGCCCCTTTGAAGCCAGCTCCCAACTAACAACCAATTTCCACCAGTGTTGTCTGCTCCACGGCAGtttgctccccttttcgttttttgaaaaaaaaataaaaacaaacaatGTGCGCGAAAAAAGTTGTGCCAAATGTGCTTCTCACAAATGTACACACGTGtgcagtgaaaaaaaaaaaagggaagggagGAAACAGGGGACATGTtcagaaggggaagagaaaGCCCTCATCGCTCCCTGAACCAggccattattttttctcaccacAATCTCTACATGCAACTCGTCTCATCATTGCATCACgtccttttgaaaaattattttgttaaaaaaacgATAATGGTGATGCATATATGCGTTTGTATTCACGTAAATGGCGATTTTTTAAGGCGCCCGTGTGGTGAAAGGGAAGCCCGTAGGTCCTAAAACAAACTCGCTTTGGTACGCAAAAGGGTGACGTTTCAAATGGGTCACAAtgttaggaaaaaaagaaaaaaaaaactcattaAAACGCATTAACGTGCACCTATGGAGACAGGCTCCTCCCAACGGGCAAACCGCATGCCCACCCTCAACACTTATCATCATGGTAGAGAAAATTGTTCTGGCTGCTCCCCGGTTTCGCATCCGCATGTGTGTAGTTATCaatgggcaattttttttccttagcAGAAGATAACATCGATATGATGGAGAGGACTAAGCCGGAAATGGACAAACTAGGGTTGTAGTCATCACCGAGAAGACTTAAGCATATGTCTCCATTGGAATATACGTGGGTATGTTTAGGTGGCTTCtgtaaaaaatacacaatGGGGGGCTTCAAAGGATAATCATCTGGAAATATTATCTTCAGTTTGTAAACTTCATTAGCGTATATAGTATTTTCCAGCCCTACATATTTCACAATCCATATTCGGATATTATTTGGGTGTACATCTAAAGTGCAGTTAATAGGGGGGTTATTCAGAAAGTTATGTAATTCCTTTTGTATTCTGTAGTTAGCGTTCCCCATATTGTATTTCGTCCTCATGTGTTTCTTAACGCTTGTCGATGGTTCTAAGCCACCGCTTTTGGTAGGATTATTGTGCGGGGTAATTGTGCACAATCGCTTTGTAACCCTGTTCATGTGCTTATAtgcatttcttttcctcatttggggTAATATCATACCTTTTGATGTCGCCCTTTTTAGCTTCCTCTTTGGGCTATTAGTCATCTTGATaagttcttccccccatgaGGTATTCTCGCCAAGTGGATTACTATTTTTCAAACTTTTgcatttcacaaaattgctCCTCAGATGTGATGTTAGTAGGACTACGCACCAGGTTATTACGCATTTCCGCAGCTGcattattattctttttttttttttttttgcttactAGTTGGTGAGAAGGGTTATCCACCCTTTCCATGCCATTCCAAGGTGTCTCCCTCCTCGTGTGTATACCttttcatttggggggcACCTTTACCATTTAACTATTTTGAGGTGAGCAGCGCAAGGGGGGGGCGATCACAGAACTGCGTCTGGTAGACCCCTACGGAGCTATACCCCTGTAGAGTCAGCCCTGACGTAAAGTGAGCGCTGCATGCTGCTACCCCTCTAGCAGGTTATATTTCGTGTACTTGCAACGCTCAGGGCTATCCCAATCTAATGTGAATCCCTCATCCAGCCTCTTCGCATGACCCGTTTGGTAAGAACTCCCTACATGTGGGAAGAACCAAAATGAAGTGAATCCCTCCACTGGGGTTTTAAAATCGATTAGGAAAAACGGCTTGCACAGCATGGAGAGAGGGTAAAAAAGGTGGCTCCTGTTGGCAGACCCTTCTttaccacttttttttttttttttttactcaaaCGTAGGAGGGAGCAgcaggatattttttttcaggatttttcattttcggaaaaaaaaacatataacgAGGAAAAAtaccccattttgtgatTATCCCCCGTTTGGAGTGCTTCTTCGTATGTATGCACTTGGGCATATGCATGTGCGGTATCCTTTTAGTTACACTCGCAGCTGGGCCTGGTGCGACGGGGGAACAAACCCGACTGTATATccacccagggggggaacCTTGACTAGGGGAACGGCCTTTCtggtgaagaggaagaactgAACGAGAGCTGCGCACGAACTGAGCGTTAACTTACCGCTGGATGAATGCCTAATTGCAAATCGTTTAGCACAAACCGGACGGGGAAACGCTGGTAGCTCCCATGACCCCACAAAAGTAATTTTCCCCCACATTGATTTCACCCGCGGCCGTATCGGGGATCCCCAAGGCGAATGCCCCTTGAGTGAGGACGTCCCCCTATGTAGcagtgaaaaaaaggaagcgaacgggttagcaaaaaaagcgAGCCAACAGGTTAGCAAATAAGCGCACGAACAGGCGAACGGGCGAACAAACGATGGGAGAGCCAACCCCAGCGCCGccaattaaataaataattcctccccctttttttccaaaattaaGCGCAGCAAAATCTGCATACATAATACGCAAGTGAGCACCGCTTTTCATGTTCCCGCGTTGTGTCATCCCCCCGAAAATGATATCATAAAAAGAATGGCCATTCACTTGTGACGTACACACTTTTctcattataaaattaagatAAACACGTTTATTGTACTTCCATtcaatttatatgaatttttttttttttttttttttttggagacaGCCATTTAATGTATCACcatttacaattttgaaaaaaaaaaaaaaaaaaaaaaaagaggagaaaaatgcgAGGACTGAGATTTGGTATGATATAACTATAAAAGACTAGCCAGCgaaatgttcattttattttattatattttattttattttctctcccctttgCTTTGCCCAAAATATAGAATTAAGCGTATGTCTCTTTTGACTTGAAAGCTACTCACACGTGGCTCATTTTACCACACCGCATTGTGTACAAAGGGGGGTGTGCGTGGAGGTAGGCAcacgcatgcacatgtgaAGGCGCACGAGATAGAGTACCCGCATGCCCACTCAAACAGATGTATGCGTGACGGGAAGCACACCCTGGAAACCACCCCGTGCGAAACTAGACACGCTTTCCACACATACTCATAACGGTTAACCAAGCAAACGTGAGGTTACGACACTCCTAGTTTTATTAGAATAATCTGCCAAAACGCACTGCACAGGAATTGAGTCAAGCTGTGGAaatcttcccccctcctttgCCTATGTCAGACGGATGAACGAAACCGGGgtacattctttttttgacTAAAGATGTCCTAAGGGATTTTCTCCCACCACGTAGGGGAAAGCTCATTATAGACTTCCAACtcaatatgaatattttaaatataaaaaaaaaaaaaaaaaaaatattttccgaTGACGAAGAGAGTGACAAAGCGGATGGAGAGGGGGAGCAGGCAAACGGGGCACACGAACAGCAAGGggcggaaaaggaagaatatgCGAATGTGAAGGAGCATGCTCAGTGCGATGGTGGCGGTGATACAGCGGAGGCAGCACCCGATGTGGCTGCCTATGTAGCGGCGGATGGTGAGTCAAAGCAGCACACAGTGCCCGAAGGGACAtcagaaaaggcaaacagtGAGGAAAACGATGAAGCAGTCCGTGAGGAATCCGATGAGGCAGTCCGCGGAGAAGGCGACGAAGCAGGTGCCGTGCCAAACGTGGACGCAGCAAATGGAGGCGATGTCCCGCCGGAGGGAGAGGAACAGGAGCAGCACCCCAGCAGCAATAAAGATGAAGAAGggctaaacaaaaaaaaaaaaaaattgcgaaggTTGAAAAAATGCACTGACGAAAGTGACACTAAGGAGGGTACACAGGAGGCAGGTGAGCAGAAGGTGGTTCGTAAAATTagtaaaaagaattttatcGTAAAGGGTGGCGTACACCAAAGAGGGGGAGAACACGTCGACGAGGACGGCGATGGAAAGTCCCCTCCTGACGATGGACACGAAGCTTCCctgggggagaagaagaagaagaagaaaaaaaaaaaggagaagggaaAGGCCAAAGGGGACAAGAAGCACGAAGCGAAGTACGACGGAGACACTAACTTGAATGAAGGCGCCAACTCCGATGCGAGCTACCGCGATGGAGATGATCAAGGCGGaagtgaagaggaggatgacgacgatgacgacgatgacgaATACGGGGGATTCCACTCCGATGACCACTCGGGCAGTGAaccggaggaggaagacgagcTCTCCCAAGGAGAGagcgacgaggaggaaaagaggaagaagtcgcgaagaaagaaaaaggcaggAGGGGGTACCCAAAAGAAGAGCGAGCCAAAAGGGAACGAATCCAAAGGAGATAAAGACGGAGACGGCACAGCAcaagtgaaggaaaaaaaaaagaaaacgaaaaactcCAAGTTGATGGAAGATATCAATCCAGATGAGGACAAActgaaattaaaattaatttgcatGTCCTttcataaaaaggaatacacCATTGAAGAGTTTATTTTAGAAAGTTTGAAGGTAATAATTCCTCAGTATAAAAGGGAGGTGTTCCTCAACCAAGAGAACCTGATCATTGACAGTACCAGCCGGGAGGATTTGAAAAACCTGGAGGTCTTCTGGTTCGACAGGCTGACAAGGAACAGGCGCCGCAGCATAATCAGCTGCTTCACCACGTTGGGTAAGCTGGGCCTCGGGGGGAAGGCAACAAATGGGGCGGGCGCGCCTGAAAATGTGATGAGTACGTCTGATAATGTGATGAGCATGTCTGAAAATGTGACGAGCGCGCCCGAAAACGGAGGGGACGCTTCGCAAAACGGAGGGGCCGCCtcgcaaaatggaggggctGCCTCTCCAAACGGAGGAGTCGCCCCCGAAAATGCAGCCAGCGCGGGGAACGCCCCCCTGGAGCAGATATTCACCAAGAAGAAGGACCAAATAATAGTGGACCACCTGGCTGCGCTCTGCACACAGCAAGTGAAGCTAGTCAAGGAGTACATCTCCTACgtgaggaaaaatatatttgacCTATCGTCCATCTCAGAAAacaacgaaaaaataaaagaactgAATATCCTAGATCcgttaaaaaggagggaacTTTTCTTTTACCTTAATTTGTGCATCTCTATGAATTACATTCAAGAGCAGGCCCCAAATGTGTACGCCCTCCCAAACGATCTCTCCCCAGACATTAGAGGCTTCAATTTGCACCCCATGTTTTCTCACAtcaataagaaaaaaaatgaacaaagaaGAGAGAAAGCTGGAAATCCttgggaaaaattaaaattgctaaaaaaatCCCAAAAGACGGATGCGGCAAATAAAAGTAGCGACGCGAGTATGCGCAAAGGTGATGTACCTGCACAAGtgagtacaaaaaaaaatgaaacaaatgaggaggaggcaGAAGGAGAtgaaaatgaggaaaataaaaaaaacaacaaacaCACAGATGATACTGAAATggttaacaaaaaaacgctggaagat includes:
- a CDS encoding isocitrate dehydrogenase (encoded by transcript PVX_083185A), producing the protein MGGSALLRSSRLLQSATRRYASKSAAFNIHGKVKVANPVVELDGDEMTKIIWKEIKEKLILPYLDLNIKYFDLSIENRDKTNDQVTLEAAEEIKKSSVGIKCATITPDAARVKEFNLKKMWKSPNGTIRNILDGTVFRAPILIKNIPRLIPNWKKPIVIGRHAYADQYKQKSLKIEKSGKFEIVFTPDDNSQVMREEIFHFKSPGVCLGMYNTEESITNFALSCFQYALDLKMPVYMSTKSTILKIYDGLFMEIFQKIYDQKFRNLFEQHNLWYEHKLIDDMVAQVLKSEGGFVWACKNYDGDIQSDAVAQGYGSLGLMSSILVCPDGVTCVSEAAHGTVTRHYRCHQRGEKTSTNPIASIFAWTRGLQHRAKLDQNQPLQLFCYALERACIETVEDGLMPKDLAACIKGLKNVTEKDYLFTDDFIDAINEKLKLKLLANQAKNDAQAATTTKLQNENWNNYAPQEHSS
- a CDS encoding hypothetical protein, conserved (encoded by transcript PVX_083180A), which encodes MFPDPSQNYEKLKVEKSFDETNDTAPDSVSRLYTIDGYTSESIGITQPQYKEYYSYPNAIVQEYEHKSNTPSMSFGCPGNPFSCKPPSPKVFIRRVENKKRKVCNKKCTSLNSSFAQDINPYVVYPSNSINENNVGEFSYTMPLSDADKNVPFGGKYVADQNNRLTYAYLSDDLNYSLNGQFMNLDNSYMNVPLCVRESFQNNDAFNAINGGFPLHRGGELHLNNGLPQEMDVTCHITPKDVVRYIHNFIKYIFKVIKLAFAKINRDLNTKEIYFDPTMPPVHEMDIDCEVCRKKYGEILMDAHQRDCISFFEGVDESRTIFNKLWDIINNWLDGKDTNKMDFLKDKEKIKEMVQQNSKEFEEVYYKLGNFPKDENGKIELPQFSNFERHSVMLM
- a CDS encoding ubiquitin-conjugating enzyme E2, putative (encoded by transcript PVX_083175A) — encoded protein: MTNSPKRKLKRATSKGMILPQMRKRNAYKHMNRVTKRLCTITPHNNPTKSGGLEPSTSVKKHMRTKYNMGNANYRIQKELHNFLNNPPINCTLDVHPNNIRIWIVKYVGLENTIYANEVYKLKIIFPDDYPLKPPIVYFLQKPPKHTHVYSNGDICLSLLGDDYNPSLSISGLVLSIISMLSSAKEKKLPIDNYTHADAKPGSSQNNFLYHDDKC